The Candidatus Binataceae bacterium genome includes a region encoding these proteins:
- a CDS encoding SRPBCC family protein — protein MTTVYYSTVIDHSADRVWGVIRDFNSYPVWVEGINESHIEEGRSGDAVGAIRNFDSGSARIRQRLLAHSDLERFYTFESCEPLGAITYYQGTGRVTPIIDGDRAFVEWSTVFDCPSEEVANCTTFFREATPQWLNSLRATLERM, from the coding sequence ATGACGACAGTTTACTACAGCACCGTGATCGACCATTCGGCAGATCGAGTTTGGGGTGTCATCCGCGACTTCAACAGCTATCCGGTATGGGTCGAGGGCATCAACGAAAGTCACATCGAGGAGGGGAGATCGGGAGACGCAGTCGGCGCCATCCGGAATTTCGATAGTGGTAGCGCTCGCATCCGCCAACGGCTGCTGGCTCACTCGGACCTCGAACGCTTCTATACTTTCGAGTCGTGCGAGCCGCTCGGAGCGATAACTTATTACCAAGGCACAGGCCGCGTTACGCCGATCATCGACGGCGATCGCGCCTTCGTCGAATGGTCCACGGTTTTCGATTGCCCATCCGAGGAAGTGGCGAATTGCACGACGTTTTTCAGAGAAGCAACCCCGCAATGGCTGAATTCGCTGCGGGCGACGCTCGAAAGAATGTAA